The nucleotide sequence gtgaccTGTTGAACAAAttagaagaaatcaaaatcttaTTAATCACACAAAATTGCTACATATTGCAAATCTAATAGCTTTAaccaagtcaaatttttaactttcatccatttattctttttaatgtaTCTTAAAcctttgtttatgtttttattcttATGTAGTGCATCTACTTGTTAATCTAATAAATCCtttgctaaaattaatttgtcaagaaaaaaaaaataacgtgAAATGTAATAAACTAACATTATTACCTTTATTTGCCATGGTTACCGAGATAGTCTATATTGTAAATGATTGTGTTACTATTAACAGCGTTACAAATAATCAAACCCGATAACTTGTAGAATATGTAGCTAAACAtacataacaaaaataacatattaattttttattatacaatatgaaattaattatattacatgaattctaattttttaagtattaaatttatacatccaaataacaaaatttgatcAGAATTATAGGAAAACTCTACCAATCTTTTCTCCGCTCCAATAAATGGGTGAACCATAGGCTTTTCGTGTAATTGACAAATatataacagaaaataaaaaaaaatgaagtcaCCCAAAGAAATGAAATCACGACAGGTGGGGGGGTAACCTGCGGGCGGCGACGGTTTGTGCCGGTGGTGTGAATTGCCAAGAGGAGGGGGCGACGATGGTGGGGCTAGGGGGCGATGGTCAACAGTGCTCGTGGTTTTGGAAGGCATGACAGTGGTGGTGGGGCGAAGGAGGGCCACGGCCGGTGGCAATGCTCTTTGCGATGGTGAGAGTGAGGCAGTGCGATAGAGGGAGGGGCGATGATGGCGGGTGCTCGTAGCCGGGGGGGCAACGACGGTCGATGCTGGTGGCAAACAGGGGATGGTCGACGATGCATGCGACAGTGACGGGGCAAGGGAGAGAGTGTGGGAGAGATAATGAaagaggaggagagagaaagagagaaaatggaagaGGGAGAAAAAGAATGGGCGAgcatcttgaaaaataaaagttctcaaaaataaataaaaaaattaaaaaaatcaataagccTTTCTCTAAACCATCCTCCACAAGTAGCATTActcaataatttttcttttgtaacAATAAAATTAGTCTCTTACTAGtaacttaagaaaaaaaaaatgcaataagttatacaaaaaaaatcttttacaGAAAGAAACAAAACTACATACAAAATGATTCCTAATGAAAAATGCAGgctctttttgttattttcagtctgttttctttttttaattttttaaaacactcaaaacgTGTTTCCTTgtctattttcaaaataaaattttgtaaaacacaaaaaaaaattatacaaaaaaaccaaaatgttgaaatcatgttttgattatttttagtcAAAACACAGTTTCTAAATCCAAAACACGAAAAATACTTCTTTATCTTtcatctctcttctctcttatttttctcttcaagcTCGGTCCCTGCCACCCTCCACGCACACCAATGCTATCCACGCTCGCCATCGCCACTATCCTCCACGCCCAAATTTGCCATCATTGCCATTGCCACCTCTTGCCATGTCCAAATCTGCCATCACACCCACCATTGCCAATCATTTCTTTGTTTTGCGCTTCTACCATTTCTTCCTTCACCACTACCTTCCATGcccaaattgaatatataatatgagtttttttaattagtttttctttttaatgatatttttaaaattttggataaattaatattttgttattttatgatttataatttttttaatatttatattgtgagtaatataaatttcaaaattaatgacggattttaatttgtaagtaaaaataaatttatcgtgaaattaatagttgagtcaaattaaaaattactttagaaagtactttgtatttttaatgtattatatatgattaGATTATAAGTTAtttcttgtattatattttaaatgttttgaattaaatttataatttattaataaatatttacaatttactttgaataaaatttcaaagtaaattgtgaaataaaatttggataaatcaaatgtttacaatttaatttgtgaaataattttttttaaaaaattttaaaacaaacgtattttttaattttttgttttaaaaaatattttttcaaaatgaaaaaaaaagcgtttttaaatatctcaaaatataaaattaaaaaataaatttaaaactaaaaattaaaaactaaaacatgaAGAGAGTACGAGACATTACCAAGGTTTTGATAAAACCAGAAATAAGAACAGGTTGAGGGGGTCTTTAACATAAGCAGTCTGCACACTTACCTTGCATTATGCGATGGATGGTGGCATCGCCTAGAGAAGAAAAATCTGTGCAGGTAATTACCTCCATGCTAATCTGCCTAGCAAACGGCCAGTAAATTTGTAAAACCATAATGTATCACAAACAACAAGCGCAGCTTCATGTAACACTTTGTTTAAATGTGTTAAAAAGTTTCCACTTCTGCTTCTGTTAACATACAACAAATCATTGAGGCAGTTCATCAAAACTGTTACTTCTTGAACCTGTAACCATCAAACCGAGACAAACAAGAAGAGCAAAGAGCAAAGAACAGAAACAGAAAAGAAACACCGACACACCCAGCAAATATACACAAAGAACTTACGTGGTCAGATTCATAAATGAATTCTATTCACGGTGAGGTTTTGCCACTAATTAATCCACTAATATCGAAGATTAAAGGGAttacaaaaatacaaacaaaaactCGCTTATTGTGTCGCGAATAAGAAGATAAATCAAAGTACATGATGCTCTAAAAAACCCGAGCAATCTCCTAACACTCAATCTCTCCTTTAACGCTCTCACACACCCATGATTTTCCCAAATAGAGCGATACAGAATTAGGGTTAGGGTTCTTGCTTTGTGATTTACGCAAGAGTCTTGAAtgctctctctcactctctctctcccaacatgaacatttatatataaagcagAGAAGAAATCTAGGACATTGGATCTAGGTTAACAGGGGAATCAATGGCTTACAAATGATCATCATTTAAATAGGTAATACAACGCCACGTGTTGGTCATCAAAGCTGATGgcctataataataaaacaattaatttgaatcacatgaaaataacaaaaacactAGCTTGCAGTTGCAGGAAGACGAAAACAACAGCCAAGATAAGGAATGAAAAGCAAATAAATGGAAAATACAGCTTTGATACTTCGAATTCATTACTGGTAGCACCTGTAGATTCTCGGACACTGCAGGCTCTTTTAGCCCACGTGGGTTGTTGAGCTCGCAAGTGTTTTCTACAGATTTCTTGAAGATTGAAGAAACCAGTAATGCTTATGTTCTTCAAGAATTAACTGTGCATACCGGGGATGCTTCAGACAATCTGTCCCACCTTCCCATCCATAAGAGGACAATACTTAGCAGGAAGCTCACCATAAGTCGTACTAAAACTCTATGATGAACTACATGCAGCTTTCACAGGAGCAAATGAGGTTGAGCCCATGTCTCCTTACTGGATATGCCACAATCACGTTAATgtacaagaagaaagaaatttcGTCTGTGATTGACGAGAAGCTAAGACAGGATTGGTCCTACAATTCCACATAAGTCATATAAAGTTCTCCTCCATGCAGAAAAGATAACGTTGATATATTAGGACTAACTTATGCTGGGAAGCAGCTACATTAATAACGCGAAGCTTTGGGACAAATAAGAGTCATGACGCAGATCAACAAATATAAACGAGTTCTGGGTGAAATATAGAATGCTTAGCCGCTCCAGCACGCTCGTTGTTGAAAGCCATAAAAAACATGTGTGCCCCTGCACTGAGCAAGAGTTGCTCGAGCCTGCTGGGATCCTTGCATAAAATATCTCTACAGTGATTGGTATTACTCCAGAGgcctgcaaaaaaaaaaaaaggtagttCCGTTTAGAAGGAAGGAAGAGCAACTGGAAAAAATGTCAAGAGGAGAAATACCCAAGCATTGTGTAATTCTCAAGATCAAAGGCATCAGTTCCATGGTGAAAATTTACCTAAAATAACAATTCAAAATCACTGAAATTGGAAATCCATACGATCTATCAATTAACATTCTCCCCAAACTTTTCTAGTTTTGGGCATGCCCATATTATCTCAGTTGTCGAAGATGGCAAGGGACATCCAATTGTCTTCAATTTTGGCAGTTCCCACAGATACAGGGTCACTAAGTTAGGGAACTTAGATTCTGCTGATTCTTGTTCAAGTACAGCCTCCAATTCGTCACAAAACTTAATATGAAAAACTTGAAGGTTTGTTGGCACCTGGGGAGAAGAGAAAATAGTTGATAGCTTTGGACAACCATCTAGATACAGATGCTTAAGGTTTTGGAAGGTGCCTGTTTGCCAGTTCCCACAGTATATATGCTTGAGATTACCAGTACTGGAAACCCATAAGACCTCTAAATTTTTCAGTTTCATAATCTCTCCTTCCTCCTGTTCACAGAAAACACTCTCCATCTCTCTGCACCTTTCTATCCAACAGCCTTTCAGTTGCTCAAGGTTTGATGCCCCTAAATTGGATAATAAGCTTTTTAAAACATTATCGACCAGAAATACAGAGTCGGTATGACACAGAACATCTTCAAGGCCTTCGGGGAAATCATGGAATCCATGGATCTCTGTTGACCGTAGCAtttgaaaatcataaaaatgttttgttCTTAGGTAAGTATCTCTGAAAACAAAATCATCTCTCGACAAAGAGACAATTACTTTTCTATCTTGCACCTCAATGGGATGAACAACGAAATGGAATTGTGCATAATCTTTCTGCCACAATGAGGGGTCTTTCTTTACAAGTTGTTGAAATTGAGAACCATTAAAAGATGCAGAAGGTTGCTCATTACCGTCAACTATTGCAACTGGCAAAACAGAGATGCCCCAGCCACAAGGATTTTGCTCCTCTATATTGCTGCTACTAGCTCCCTGATTCTTCATGTTTGGCAGAAGAGAGATTCCAGTTGCAGGCAGATCCAGGACCGGAAGATTTGTCAACCAATCTGGCACTTCTATTAAGCATGGACAACCTCTCAGATAAAGCTCATTAAGGTTTTCGAGTCTTGATCTGGATGGTAACTGTTCAAGCTGCGTTCCAGAAAGGTCAAGAATCTGAAGCCGATTCATGTGCTCCACGAAATCAGCTCTCCTCAAGGATCTAATACCATGCAAGTTCAGCTCCACAAGTTTTGTTAGAGACCCTAATTGTGGAACATCACTCAAATCACTACAGTTTTTCAGCAAGAGATGACGGAGGTTGCAAAGTTTTGAAAGGTCGGGGACCACAGTAATCTTAGTTCCAGACAGGTCAAGCCTTAGAAGACAAGACATGTGCTCAAAGGACTTAGCATGCAGTTCTTTCAAAGAAGTGCAGTCCGAAAGATCAAGTGTCGCAAGATCTTTCACTTTTTGTATGCATTCCAAGGTTTCAAGCTCACGGCATCCTTTTAAATACAGATGACGAGGGCTGCCAATGTTAGCTGGAAGATTCTTAATTGGAGTTGCAGACAGATCAATGATCTTAAGGCCCTTAATACCTGCCAGGGACTGATCGTGGAACTCTCTAAATCTGCTAGCATTGGAAAGATCAAGAACTTGCAGAGAAGTTACAGCATTAATGCCACAGAGTCTATCCAACATCAAACATCCTCTTAGTGAGAGGTGAGTGAGCTTTTGCAGACCATTAAGTAGTGGTAACTTGGCAACCTTTGTTTCTGAAAGATTAAGCACTTGAAGTTCCTTAAAACCAGAAAGTTTCTTGTCTGAGATAAGAGCCAGAGATTTAGCACCAGAAAGATCTAGCACCATTAGTTTTGTACACTTGGTCAAACGTTCCAATTTTTCTAGTTGACAACACTCTCTAAGGATGAGCCAGCTTAGATTACTAAGTTCATAAACAGATGAGggtaatgatttaatttgcaggAAGGATAGGTTGAGGCTTTGAAGTTCGGGCATGCTCTTGAAAAATTCATCTGGGAATTGCCTGATGGAGCTTGGACCAGATATCTCAAGAACAGTCaacttttcaaattttaggCCCCCTAGCCGGTCTATCTTCTCCAAGAAGTGACAGAATCTAAGGACAAGCACAGAGAGATCATGCATCGTGCACAAGGAAAGATATGTGCTCAGTGTGGGGTTGAGAAGGGCAAGAACCTGAAGTTCTTGTTGTGACTGAAAGAAATCAGAAGGAAATACTCTGTGGAGAGAATTTCCATCAAACAGTAAAGTACATAATTTCGCTTGTTTGTCACCACAAAGTGCTTCCATTGCGCCATCCTTTAGCGTCAGTCTCCCAAGGCCTTTCCAGTTTCCATCCCCGAACACATTAGCTAATCCCAGATTGGCTGTTCCACCAAATCCACGACGGTAGCAGTCATCTGAGTTCATTGTTGCCCTTTCCATGACTACATCATCCAAATTCAGTGTTGTTCTTTCGTCCATCATAACATAATCAACCTCCACTTCTCTCAGTATATGACAATCTATAAGCTCCAATAAAACCTGATGTCCCCTCTCATAAGCCTTGTCCATAGAATTGATGCAACCAAGATATCCTTCCATCATCCAGTAAGCTATTAATTCTTTGTAATGCACGCGTTGACGAACTTGGAAGAAGTGGCTACCACTCCAACaacaatcaattaaaatttcGTTGGGCAGCAAATCATATCCACAACGCAGCAACTGTCTTGTGTCATAGATTTTATTGCCAGGTGTTTCCTCCAGATAATGTCTCAACTTCTGAACCCCAGAATCCTGTTGGGCAAAGTATCTGATGGCTTTTTCCATCAGGATAATTGCAGCAGGCAAGGGTCTGCTAATGTCAATAAATTGTTCAGCTAAAACTTTGATACATGGAACCTCATAAACCACAGGCCCCAGTTTTTCGTGTAATAAGGCCTTGGCCTCAGCCTCTCCCGATAAGCATTTTACCTCAATTATCTTCCTGTCCTCAGCATCACTGCTGGGATTGTTTCTTGTTGTGATTAGAATTTTGTAGTTTTGTTGTGGAAGCTTCAACAAGGTTTCTAATTGACTGAAAATTTGTTGTTCACTCATTTTGCTCCCCTCATCATCCAACACTAGAAGAAGCTTCTTTCCTTCCAGTGATTCAGGCATCTGCTGTTGATTGTCCTCAGATTCCAGGAACCCTGTGATGGAATGTAGGGACAGCTGATAAACAATACTGCTACGAAGAGCATCATTGTCATATTCTCTACTCAGAAATACCCAGAGAGCAATGTCAATTTTGCCACTCTTTCTTGCAAGATTTGCCATCTGTCTAGCTGTCCATGTTTTTCCAACTCCAGCTTCCCCATAAAGAATAATACTTCTTACTTTGTCATCTTTTAGCAGttgaaatatttcttttttcctttgcaCCACTGTACTTGTGGCCATTGCAGATATAAGAAACTGCACTGCATATTGATTAAAGGATTAATCATCTAATTTCAAcataa is from Diospyros lotus cultivar Yz01 chromosome 2, ASM1463336v1, whole genome shotgun sequence and encodes:
- the LOC127795156 gene encoding putative disease resistance protein At4g19050 isoform X2, producing MATSTVVQRKKEIFQLLKDDKVRSIILYGEAGVGKTWTARQMANLARKSGKIDIALWVFLSREYDNDALRSSIVYQLSLHSITGFLESEDNQQQMPESLEGKKLLLVLDDEGSKMSEQQIFSQLETLLKLPQQNYKILITTRNNPSSDAEDRKIIEVKCLSGEAEAKALLHEKLGPVVYEVPCIKVLAEQFIDISRPLPAAIILMEKAIRYFAQQDSGVQKLRHYLEETPGNKIYDTRQLLRCGYDLLPNEILIDCCWSGSHFFQVRQRVHYKELIAYWMMEGYLGCINSMDKAYERGHQVLLELIDCHILREVEVDYVMMDERTTLNLDDVVMERATMNSDDCYRRGFGGTANLGLANVFGDGNWKGLGRLTLKDGAMEALCGDKQAKLCTLLFDGNSLHRVFPSDFFQSQQELQVLALLNPTLSTYLSLCTMHDLSVLVLRFCHFLEKIDRLGGLKFEKLTVLEISGPSSIRQFPDEFFKSMPELQSLNLSFLQIKSLPSSVYELSNLSWLILRECCQLEKLERLTKCTKLMVLDLSGAKSLALISDKKLSGFKELQVLNLSETKVAKLPLLNGLQKLTHLSLRGCLMLDRLCGINAVTSLQVLDLSNASRFREFHDQSLAGIKGLKIIDLSATPIKNLPANIGSPRHLYLKGCRELETLECIQKVKDLATLDLSDCTSLKELHAKSFEHMSCLLRLDLSGTKITVVPDLSKLCNLRHLLLKNCSDLSDVPQLGSLTKLVELNLHGIRSLRRADFVEHMNRLQILDLSGTQLEQLPSRSRLENLNELYLRGCPCLIEVPDWLTNLPVLDLPATGISLLPNMKNQGASSSNIEEQNPCGWGISVLPVAIVDGLWSNTNHCRDILCKDPSRLEQLLLSAGAHMFFMAFNNERAGAAKHSIFHPELVYIC
- the LOC127795156 gene encoding putative disease resistance protein At4g19050 isoform X1, which produces MATSTVVQRKKEIFQLLKDDKVRSIILYGEAGVGKTWTARQMANLARKSGKIDIALWVFLSREYDNDALRSSIVYQLSLHSITGFLESEDNQQQMPESLEGKKLLLVLDDEGSKMSEQQIFSQLETLLKLPQQNYKILITTRNNPSSDAEDRKIIEVKCLSGEAEAKALLHEKLGPVVYEVPCIKVLAEQFIDISRPLPAAIILMEKAIRYFAQQDSGVQKLRHYLEETPGNKIYDTRQLLRCGYDLLPNEILIDCCWSGSHFFQVRQRVHYKELIAYWMMEGYLGCINSMDKAYERGHQVLLELIDCHILREVEVDYVMMDERTTLNLDDVVMERATMNSDDCYRRGFGGTANLGLANVFGDGNWKGLGRLTLKDGAMEALCGDKQAKLCTLLFDGNSLHRVFPSDFFQSQQELQVLALLNPTLSTYLSLCTMHDLSVLVLRFCHFLEKIDRLGGLKFEKLTVLEISGPSSIRQFPDEFFKSMPELQSLNLSFLQIKSLPSSVYELSNLSWLILRECCQLEKLERLTKCTKLMVLDLSGAKSLALISDKKLSGFKELQVLNLSETKVAKLPLLNGLQKLTHLSLRGCLMLDRLCGINAVTSLQVLDLSNASRFREFHDQSLAGIKGLKIIDLSATPIKNLPANIGSPRHLYLKGCRELETLECIQKVKDLATLDLSDCTSLKELHAKSFEHMSCLLRLDLSGTKITVVPDLSKLCNLRHLLLKNCSDLSDVPQLGSLTKLVELNLHGIRSLRRADFVEHMNRLQILDLSGTQLEQLPSRSRLENLNELYLRGCPCLIEVPDWLTNLPVLDLPATGISLLPNMKNQGASSSNIEEQNPCGWGISVLPVAIVDGNEQPSASFNGSQFQQLVKKDPSLWQKDYAQFHFVVHPIEVQDRKVIVSLSRDDFVFRDTYLRTKHFYDFQMLRSTEIHGFHDFPEGLEDVLCHTDSVFLVDNVLKSLLSNLGASNLEQLKGCWIERCREMESVFCEQEEGEIMKLKNLEVLWVSSTGNLKHIYCGNWQTGTFQNLKHLYLDGCPKLSTIFSSPQVPTNLQVFHIKFCDELEAVLEQESAESKFPNLVTLYLWELPKLKTIGCPLPSSTTEIIWACPKLEKFGENVN